CTTGGTCGTCGGGATTATACAGATATGTCTCTTCCACCGGAAAATTCTACGCTTATCCTACCATGAACGAACGCAATTCGGCACATGTCATTTATGAAGACACGAATAAGAATATTTGGGTAGGCGGTTGGAACTGCGGGCTTTTCAGACTTGACAATCCGAAAGACCTTAGCGCGGTGTCCTACGTGAACTATCGGCATAAGGTAGGCGACAGCGCAAGTCTGTCCGATGATATTGTATATGATATAAGCGAAGACTTGAATACCGGAACATTGTGGGTGGGTACACGTAGCGGATTGAGTATCATGGAAAAAGACGCTCCCGGTCGTTTCGTCAATTATAAGTCCCGCGGCTCCTCACACTATATCTTTTGCGATGAAATCAATACTATCCTGCGCGATAAGGCAGGGACGATGTGGCTTGGATCCATCGGCGGAGGGGTATTGGCGGCTGATACCGGCCGACCGATGTTTGCTTCCCACAGCCTGGATTTTACGGATAATGATATCCCCGTTACTTCCGTACGCGCGTTGTTTACAGATTCCGAACGTAATATTTGGATGGGGATTGGTACGTATGGGTTGGCCTGTATCGAACAGGCTACCGGCAAGTTGAAGTCTCACTCGCAAATACCGGAGTTTGCAGGAATGTCCATCCCTACCGTGTTCTCCGTGGTGCAACGGCGCAATAGCGGCGATATTTGGTTCGGTACATACGATGGAGGCATCTTCATCTACCGGAAGGGACGGCAAGTAGAGAATCTGACGGCTGATAACTGTGAATTCGTGGGGAATTCGTGTGTTTCAGCGCTTTATGAAGACAGGCAAGGCAACTGCTGGGTAGGAACCCGCGGCAGTTTGGGAGTGCTGCTGGCCGATGGGCAGAGTTTCTTGTTCGGTCCCATGACATTTGCGGACAACACACGGCTGGACTGGCTTTATGTGCGCGACATCATTGCCGATAGTGAGAATAGTGTGTGGATAGCTACTTCAAACTACGGGCTGATTCATATTCAGGGAGATATTCATCATCCTTCCACTTTAAAGTATGACAATTACAGCTTTTATAACGGAAAATTGACGACAAACAATGCGTTGTGCGTTTACAATGACATGACAGGACGTTTGTGGGTAGGGACGGAGGGAGGAGGCCTTTATCTCTATGACCGCCGGAAAGACTGTTTCGAGGCGAAAAACCAAGAATATAATATTCCCGGCGATATGGTAGGAAGTATCAAAGAAGATAAGAATGGCAACTTATGGTTAGGAACCAATGCAGGATTGGTAAAGTTGGGCGCACAATCGCCAGGGGGGGATGCGGTACTTCGCGTATATACTAAAGTGGACGGGCTGCAAGGAAACTTCTTCATACCCCGGTCAGCTTGCTGCCGCGATGGCGAATTGTTTTTCGGAGGCTACGGAGGATATAGCAGTTTTATTCCTGAGAATATGGAAGAAAAACAGAGTGACGTCTCGCCTGCAATCACCGATATTAAGATATTCAACCACTCCATAACGTTGTTGTCATTGGGTGTGAGGCGGAAAATATCCCGTTTCACTCCGGCTTTCACTCAGAAAATAGAGCTACCTTACCAATACAATAATTTCAGTATCGAGTTTGCCACACTTACGTATAAGAATCCGGAACTGAACCGGTATGCCTATCAGTTGGAAGGATTTGATAAGAATTGGGTGTATACAAATTCGAACCGGCGTTTCGCTTACTATAATAACTTGAAGAGCGGAACTTATACGTTCCGCCTCAAGGCAACCGATGAGAATGGAATTTGGAGCGGTTATATTCGTGAACTGACGATTGTGATACTTCCTCCGTTTTGGGCAACCTGGTGGGCGTATATCTTGTACGCACTGTTTGCTGCCGGAACGGTTTTCTGGCTCTTTCGAATCACCCGTAATCGTATTTTGTTGCAAAATGAACTCCGGTTGCGCGAAATGGAAAAGATGAAAGCGGAGGAATTGAATCATGCTAAATTGCAATTCTTTACCAATATAACTCATGAATTACTGACACCGCTCACTATCGTTTCTGCTACGGTGGACGAGCTTAAAGCACAAGCTCCCCAGCATACTGACCTGTTTGCGGTGATGTATAACAATATTCATCGGTTAATACGTTTGTTACAACAAATTTTGGAGTTTCGAAAAGCGGAAACAGGGAATTTAAAACTTCGGGTTTCTTCTGGAGACATAGCTGTTTTTGTAAGGAAGGAAGCGGAGAGTTTTCAACCTTTGATAAAGAAATCGAAAATACATTTCTCCGTATTGTGCAATCCGGATTCAATCATAGGATACTTTGATACGGATAAGTTGGATAAAATTTTATATAACCTGCTGTCTAATGCGGCTAAATATACAGTAGAGGGTGGCTTCATACAGGTGACGCTGACGTATGCGGAAGATAGAGACCATGTATGTCTGAAAGTCAAGGATAACGGAAAGGGCATTTCGCAGGAGAAGCAGAAAACTCTTTTTCAACGTTTTTATGAAGGCGACTATCGTAAGTTCAATACGATTGGGACAGGAATCGGCCTGTCGCTCACCAAAGACTTAGTAGAATTGCATAAAGGTACTATCTCTGTAGTGAGCGAAAGCGGACAAGGCGCGGAATTCATAGTGTGCATCCCGGTCGACCGCTCTTATTTCAGCGAAGACCAGATTGACGACGAGACTATTGTGCCGATACAGAAAACCGAGGCTTATGCCGATGAGGAAGATGTGCAGACAAACGATGAGGCGGAAGTGGTGAAAAAGAAACATTCGGTGCTGGTAATAGAGGATAATGAAGAGTTGCTGCAACTCATGACAAGACTGTTGAAACGTGAATATAATGTATTTACGGCGGAAAACGGTAAGGAAGGGATTATTGTATTGGAAAATGAGGATGTAGATTTGATCGTGTCTGATGTGATGATGCCCGAAATGGATGGAATCGAATTTTGTAAATACGTGAAAGGTAATCTGGAAATCAGTCATATTCCTGTGATACTGTTGACTGCCAAAAATAAGGAGGAAGATCGGGCGGAAGCTTATGAGGTGGGTGCGGATGCTTTTATCAGCAAACCTTTCAATCTGCCTGTGCTTTATGCGCGTATTCGTAATTTGTTGAAACATAAGGAAGGGCTGGTGCATGACTTCAAACATCAGTTGGTATTTGAATTGAAGGACCTGAATTATACAAGTCTGGATGAGGATTTCCTGCAACGGGCTATTGATTGTGTGAATGGTCATCTGGAAGATGCTGAATTTGATCAGCCGCAGTTCGCCGATGAAATGAAAACCAGTAAATCTACTTTGTATAAGAAACTAAAATCTTTGACAGGACTCAATACTTCAGCTTTTATTCGTAATGTTCGCTTGAAATCCGCCTGTCGGATTATGGAGGAGAAAGGTAGTAATATCCGTATATCCGAGTTGGCTTATGCGGTAGGATTCAACGACCCGAAATATTTCAGCTCTTGCTTTAAGAAAGAGTTCGGAATGTTGCCTTCCGAGTATATCGAACGCTTCTTGGACACTCCTGCCAAGTAGAAAGAACGGAATTGTCCGCATTTTGCAGGTCGAATTATCATTCGATTTGGTGGAGTAACTAAAATTCATCCTAAGATAAGTATTATTGGAGCCTTGCAGAGAGGCAGCTCCTTACCTTTGCACAGGTTCTTCTATGTGATCCATAAGAAGAACCTGTAGTTCACTTAATGTTTAATCTTAATATTTATACTAAATGGAAAAACAAAAGCAATTCCATGAAAGACAAGCGGGAAAGAAATGTCGGCTGCTTCCGATAGTGTTCTCGTTGTTTTTGTTTCTTTTGATTCCTCTGAAAGGATATGGAGACGAAAGTTCCATGCCGGAGGTGGTGCAACAAAGTTCCAAAGTGACAGGTACGGTGGTGGATGCCAATGGCGAGCCTGTGATTGGTGCCAATGTTACGGTAGTGGGAACTACGCAGGGAACCATTACCGATATAGACGGGCGTTTTTCTCTCAATGCGAATTCCGGTGCAAAAATTAAAATTAGTTTTATCGGTTACAAAGAAAAAGTGGTAACCATTAAGAAAGGTATTAGTCTCAATATAGTTTTGGAAGAAGATGCACAGTCATTGGGCGAAGTCCAGGTGGTAGCTTATGGCGTTCAGAAAAAAGTATCCATCACGGGGGCCATCTCCTCCATGAAGGGCGACGACCTGTTGAAAACTCCGGCAGGCTCTTTATCCAATGTATTGTCGGGGCAAATCACAGGTATTTCTTCCGTACAGTATTCCGGCGAGCCTGGAGCGGATGCGGCGGATATTTATGTGCGTGGTGTCGCTACATGGAACAATGCGAAGCCGTTGATTCAGGTAGATGGCGTAGAGCGTGACTTTTCGCAGATTGACCCGAATGAAATTGAAAGCGTCACTGTGTTGAAAGACGCTTCGGCCACGGCGGTATTCGGTGTGCGCGGTGCCAACGGCGTTATCCTGATTACCACCAAACGTGGTGCGGAAGGAAAGGCGAAGGTCTCCTTCTCCACATCTGCCGGTGTCAATGTGCGTACGAAGGATTTGGATTTTGCCAATTCCTACCAGTATGCCTCCTATTATAATATGATGAAGGTCAATGACGGTGGAGTGCCTACTTTTAGCGATGAACAACTGGAAACGTTCCGCAATCATTCCAATCCGTTGTTGTATCCGGATATCAACTGGATTGATTATTGTATGAATAAGGCGGCTTTCCAGTCTCAACACAATGTGAACATATCCGGTGGAACCAGTAATATGAAGTATTTTGTCTCTGCCGGTTTGTTTACGCAAGGCGGTATGTTCAAGCAGTTCAATGCGACGGACAACTTCAACTTTGATTATAAACGATATAATTATCGCGCTAATCTGGACTTTGATGTAACGAAAACCACCTTGTTGTCTGTCAATATCGGCGGTCGCATAGAAACGAAACGCACGCCTGAATCCGGCGAAGACCAGAATCAGCTGTTTCGTAAGCTCTATTGGGCGGTTCCCTTTGCTGGTGCGGGCATTGTAAACGGCGAGCGGGTGGTGTCTAATTCTGAAATTCTGCCTTTTACGGGAGTGGACGGATTGAGTTCATACTATGGAAAGGGATTCCAGACAAGAACGACAAATGTGCTGAATGTAGACCTTGCTTTGAATCAGAAACTGGACTTCATCACGAAAGGATTGTCCGTAAAACTAAAAGGCGCTTATAATTCAGAGTATGCCAATACCAAGCGGGCAAGCTCATCCAAGGCTTATTATACCCCTATTGCGAATGCGGACGGTT
The Bacteroides caecimuris DNA segment above includes these coding regions:
- a CDS encoding hybrid sensor histidine kinase/response regulator transcription factor; this encodes MANKLCINIVNRKIILLLFLFCMQPSTALLASGDNLVANLKFKRFPALNNLPSDEIQKIYQDKDGFIWLASRYGFYQYDGYETTLYKSNLYTPGLLTNNNILCLVDDYDHNLWVGTQEGLNILDKKTGEIKKILSPAIPSNVISCLLVARDHSVWLGTDAGLCKYDAENDKFVVYDREQTEGVLDYTAIKSLLEDSEGDLWIGTWSSGLYRYVSSTGKFYAYPTMNERNSAHVIYEDTNKNIWVGGWNCGLFRLDNPKDLSAVSYVNYRHKVGDSASLSDDIVYDISEDLNTGTLWVGTRSGLSIMEKDAPGRFVNYKSRGSSHYIFCDEINTILRDKAGTMWLGSIGGGVLAADTGRPMFASHSLDFTDNDIPVTSVRALFTDSERNIWMGIGTYGLACIEQATGKLKSHSQIPEFAGMSIPTVFSVVQRRNSGDIWFGTYDGGIFIYRKGRQVENLTADNCEFVGNSCVSALYEDRQGNCWVGTRGSLGVLLADGQSFLFGPMTFADNTRLDWLYVRDIIADSENSVWIATSNYGLIHIQGDIHHPSTLKYDNYSFYNGKLTTNNALCVYNDMTGRLWVGTEGGGLYLYDRRKDCFEAKNQEYNIPGDMVGSIKEDKNGNLWLGTNAGLVKLGAQSPGGDAVLRVYTKVDGLQGNFFIPRSACCRDGELFFGGYGGYSSFIPENMEEKQSDVSPAITDIKIFNHSITLLSLGVRRKISRFTPAFTQKIELPYQYNNFSIEFATLTYKNPELNRYAYQLEGFDKNWVYTNSNRRFAYYNNLKSGTYTFRLKATDENGIWSGYIRELTIVILPPFWATWWAYILYALFAAGTVFWLFRITRNRILLQNELRLREMEKMKAEELNHAKLQFFTNITHELLTPLTIVSATVDELKAQAPQHTDLFAVMYNNIHRLIRLLQQILEFRKAETGNLKLRVSSGDIAVFVRKEAESFQPLIKKSKIHFSVLCNPDSIIGYFDTDKLDKILYNLLSNAAKYTVEGGFIQVTLTYAEDRDHVCLKVKDNGKGISQEKQKTLFQRFYEGDYRKFNTIGTGIGLSLTKDLVELHKGTISVVSESGQGAEFIVCIPVDRSYFSEDQIDDETIVPIQKTEAYADEEDVQTNDEAEVVKKKHSVLVIEDNEELLQLMTRLLKREYNVFTAENGKEGIIVLENEDVDLIVSDVMMPEMDGIEFCKYVKGNLEISHIPVILLTAKNKEEDRAEAYEVGADAFISKPFNLPVLYARIRNLLKHKEGLVHDFKHQLVFELKDLNYTSLDEDFLQRAIDCVNGHLEDAEFDQPQFADEMKTSKSTLYKKLKSLTGLNTSAFIRNVRLKSACRIMEEKGSNIRISELAYAVGFNDPKYFSSCFKKEFGMLPSEYIERFLDTPAK